In Anaerolineae bacterium, one DNA window encodes the following:
- the murI gene encoding glutamate racemase, translating to MTPALSENKGPIGVFDSGVGGLSVLRAIRRELPHEDLLYLADQAHVPYGLRPLLEVRRFAEGITRYFLDQGAKAIVVACNTASAAALHYLRRRFPQVPFVGMEPAVKPAAKHTQTGVVGVLATPATFQGQLYASVVERFTQGTALLEHTCPGLVQQIERGDLEGPQTRAILEEALRPMLTQGMDTVVLGCTHYPFVIPLIEDIVGPGVRVIDPAPAVARQTQRVLAQRNALRPPRNGRGRVTLLTTGANVEAFAHLATRLLGESHLVKGLTWGAEGLQG from the coding sequence ATGACCCCTGCCCTGAGTGAAAACAAAGGCCCCATCGGGGTATTCGACTCAGGCGTGGGGGGGCTTTCGGTGCTGCGGGCCATCCGTCGCGAACTGCCCCACGAAGACCTGCTTTACCTGGCCGACCAGGCCCATGTGCCCTACGGCCTTCGGCCGCTGCTGGAGGTGCGCCGTTTCGCCGAGGGCATCACGCGCTACTTTTTAGATCAGGGAGCCAAGGCCATTGTTGTGGCCTGCAACACGGCCTCGGCGGCGGCGCTGCACTATCTGCGTCGGCGCTTTCCGCAAGTGCCTTTCGTGGGCATGGAGCCAGCGGTCAAACCCGCCGCCAAGCACACCCAAACGGGGGTGGTGGGCGTGCTGGCCACGCCGGCCACCTTTCAAGGGCAGTTGTACGCTTCGGTGGTGGAACGCTTCACCCAGGGTACCGCGTTGCTGGAGCACACCTGCCCGGGTCTGGTGCAGCAAATTGAACGGGGCGATCTAGAAGGCCCCCAAACCCGTGCCATTCTGGAAGAAGCCTTGCGTCCGATGCTGACGCAAGGGATGGACACGGTGGTGCTGGGATGCACCCACTATCCTTTCGTGATTCCGCTCATCGAAGATATCGTGGGGCCTGGGGTGCGGGTCATTGATCCGGCGCCGGCCGTTGCCCGGCAGACACAGCGCGTGCTGGCCCAGCGGAACGCCTTGCGTCCGCCGCGCAACGGGCGCGGCCGGGTGACCTTGCTCACCACCGGGGCGAATGTCGAGGCCTTTGCCCACCTGGCCACCCGCCTGCTTGGAGAATCGCATCTCGTGAAAGGCCTGACCTGGGGAGCCGAGGGGCTGCAAGGGTAG
- a CDS encoding peptidoglycan bridge formation glycyltransferase FemA/FemB family protein, whose protein sequence is MRLASWEGWNKTIAALPGAHILQTREWALVKAQFGWLPEPFVWERDGRVVAAALLLRRRLAPGLPWSVLYAPKGPLLPWADATLRAQVLDDLQRYTRRTGAVLLKVDPDVLLGTGIPRTEDAHDDPVGAQVVRELRSRGWRFSPEQVQFRNTVWLDLTRSEEELLAAMKQKTRYNIRLAARKGVVVRVANEEDLGLLYRMYAETAARDGFVIRPQAYYLTVWRTMLAAGMAEPLIAEVEGEPVAAVVIFRFAGRAYYFYGMSTGQHRNKMPTYLLQWEAIRRARAAGCRVYDFWGAPEVFDETDPMWGVYRFKAGFRGQVVRTLGAWDYPARPALYALFVRGVPVVLAAWRRWRMARVKSERQ, encoded by the coding sequence CCTGGGAAGGTTGGAACAAAACGATCGCCGCCCTGCCCGGCGCGCACATCTTGCAAACGCGGGAGTGGGCGCTGGTCAAGGCGCAGTTTGGCTGGCTCCCGGAGCCTTTTGTGTGGGAGCGCGATGGGCGTGTGGTGGCCGCTGCCCTGCTGCTGCGCCGTCGGCTGGCCCCTGGGCTGCCCTGGAGTGTGCTCTACGCCCCCAAGGGGCCGTTGCTGCCCTGGGCCGATGCGACCTTGCGCGCGCAGGTGTTGGACGATTTGCAGCGCTATACCCGACGCACCGGCGCTGTGCTGCTCAAGGTGGACCCCGATGTTCTTCTGGGAACGGGGATACCCAGGACCGAGGACGCCCACGATGACCCGGTGGGCGCGCAAGTGGTCCGGGAATTGCGGTCCCGGGGGTGGCGGTTTTCCCCCGAACAGGTGCAGTTCCGCAATACGGTGTGGCTGGACCTTACGCGGTCTGAGGAAGAACTGCTGGCCGCGATGAAGCAAAAGACGCGTTATAACATCCGTCTGGCGGCCCGCAAAGGGGTGGTTGTTCGTGTAGCCAACGAGGAAGATTTGGGCCTGCTGTACCGCATGTACGCGGAGACCGCAGCGCGGGATGGCTTCGTCATCCGCCCGCAGGCGTATTATCTGACCGTATGGCGCACCATGCTGGCCGCCGGGATGGCCGAGCCGCTCATCGCAGAGGTAGAAGGCGAGCCTGTGGCCGCGGTGGTGATCTTTCGCTTTGCCGGGCGGGCGTACTACTTTTACGGGATGTCCACCGGACAGCATCGGAACAAGATGCCCACCTACCTGCTGCAATGGGAGGCCATACGGCGGGCCAGGGCAGCAGGGTGCAGGGTGTACGATTTTTGGGGTGCGCCCGAGGTCTTTGACGAGACGGACCCCATGTGGGGAGTTTACCGGTTCAAGGCCGGCTTTCGCGGTCAAGTGGTGCGGACTTTGGGGGCGTGGGATTATCCGGCCCGGCCGGCCCTGTATGCGCTCTTTGTACGCGGGGTGCCGGTGGTGCTGGCCGCCTGGCGTCGATGGCGCATGGCCCGGGTGAAGTCGGAGAGGCAGTGA